In one Pseudomonadota bacterium genomic region, the following are encoded:
- a CDS encoding tetratricopeptide repeat protein: protein MKKDTSKTNSLSWLKHGTRLQENGDMEGAIEAYTKAVWHDPDLADLYVIRGYAYAKTGRLRQAMGDVNKAIELNPEMYEPYFLRSVLYSEKKKYKEAIEDLTTSLKLDPKRAEVYCIRASIYELKGEKVLASLDYQMAALLGDKKTQEFLRSQGIGWPLGGSESGSASKN, encoded by the coding sequence ATGAAAAAGGACACCAGCAAAACTAATTCTCTCTCATGGCTCAAGCATGGAACAAGGCTTCAGGAAAATGGAGATATGGAAGGGGCGATTGAAGCATATACAAAGGCGGTATGGCATGACCCTGATCTTGCAGACCTCTATGTCATAAGAGGATATGCTTACGCAAAAACAGGCCGATTAAGACAGGCCATGGGAGATGTGAACAAGGCTATCGAACTGAACCCTGAAATGTATGAACCGTATTTTCTCCGTAGCGTTCTCTATTCAGAAAAAAAGAAATACAAAGAAGCCATTGAAGACCTTACTACATCCCTGAAGCTTGACCCGAAACGTGCGGAGGTCTATTGTATAAGGGCATCGATATATGAACTGAAAGGGGAAAAAGTGCTTGCCTCGCTGGATTATCAGATGGCTGCCTTGCTGGGGGATAAAAAGACGCAGGAGTTTCTGAGAAGTCAGGGGATTGGGTGGCCGCTCGGTGGATCTGAGAGCGGTTCTGCGAGCAAGAACTGA